In Desulfomonile tiedjei DSM 6799, a genomic segment contains:
- a CDS encoding FAD binding domain-containing protein: MHDFVYHRPPTLDEACRLGAEEGAAFLAGGQTLLRDLKHRRRAPVSLVKISGVLSREIDFRDGEIMIGAGVTHAEVAISEVVRERLPALAGLAGHIGDPAVRHRATLGGAVAANEAAGDYPPACLALGATVHTTERDLAAAEFFSGPGRTVLEPGEIITAVTFPVPVKAAYVKFLNPAARYPMAGVFAALAADGRPRLAVTAARADGAFRWREAEAALAAAFVADVLRDVRLPPEGLAEDLFADAAYRGHLVGVLARRAVALSNAPGPGVAVFSHGSPLQSG, from the coding sequence ATGCACGACTTCGTTTACCATCGGCCCCCCACGCTCGACGAGGCTTGCCGGCTCGGCGCCGAGGAGGGGGCTGCCTTTCTCGCCGGGGGCCAGACGCTGCTTCGGGATCTGAAGCATCGCCGGCGTGCACCCGTGAGCCTCGTGAAGATCTCCGGGGTGCTTTCCCGGGAGATCGACTTCCGGGATGGCGAGATCATGATCGGAGCGGGCGTGACGCACGCCGAGGTCGCTATCTCGGAGGTCGTGCGGGAGCGGCTTCCAGCGCTGGCGGGCCTGGCAGGACATATCGGTGACCCGGCGGTGCGGCACCGCGCCACCCTGGGCGGCGCCGTCGCCGCCAACGAGGCCGCAGGCGACTACCCCCCCGCCTGCCTCGCGCTTGGCGCGACGGTGCACACGACGGAGCGGGACCTCGCCGCCGCCGAGTTCTTCTCCGGCCCCGGCCGGACGGTGCTCGAACCGGGCGAAATCATCACCGCGGTGACGTTTCCCGTGCCCGTGAAGGCGGCCTACGTCAAGTTCCTGAATCCGGCAGCGCGATATCCGATGGCCGGGGTGTTCGCGGCGCTCGCGGCGGACGGGAGGCCCCGCCTGGCCGTCACGGCGGCACGTGCCGACGGCGCATTCCGCTGGCGGGAGGCGGAAGCGGCGCTGGCCGCGGCGTTCGTCGCCGACGTGCTTCGAGACGTGCGCCTCCCGCCCGAGGGCCTCGCGGAGGACTTGTTCGCAGACGCGGCGTATCGAGGACACCTCGTGGGGGTGCTCGCCCGCAGGGCGGTGGCCCTTTCCAACGCGCCCGGGCCCGGCGTCGCGGTATTCTCACATGGATCTCCCCTGCAGAGTGGCTAA
- a CDS encoding pyridoxamine 5'-phosphate oxidase family protein, whose translation MSTQLMDFFNKQPRLGILATADKNGKVDAAYFGSPRMIDEKTIFMGLGKNRSFENLQQNPNAVFMIMEPGQSLPEWKGVRVYMKMTDCQTSGEKLDAIRTRIAEASGEKASQMVHAAVTFSIEEVRPLADFGQGWEKSI comes from the coding sequence ATGAGCACACAATTGATGGATTTTTTCAACAAGCAGCCCAGACTGGGCATCCTGGCAACCGCGGACAAGAATGGCAAAGTTGATGCGGCCTATTTTGGTTCGCCTCGCATGATCGATGAGAAGACTATTTTTATGGGATTGGGTAAGAATCGCTCGTTTGAAAACCTTCAACAGAATCCCAATGCCGTCTTCATGATTATGGAACCCGGGCAATCACTTCCTGAATGGAAAGGCGTCCGGGTCTACATGAAAATGACCGATTGCCAGACGTCAGGAGAAAAACTCGATGCGATTCGGACCCGCATCGCCGAAGCGTCCGGTGAGAAGGCATCCCAGATGGTACATGCCGCAGTCACGTTCAGTATTGAAGAGGTACGCCCCCTGGCCGACTTTGGACAGGGTTGGGAAAAATCCATCTGA
- a CDS encoding DUF3786 domain-containing protein translates to MKGGYDSIYLDLITKLSECGFQESADRLGLEYVDGGVQVCFLKREYRITVDGVEPLDGQPVNVNNRSVLLYYLLSKGQGDPENSYVPFESIPRMISGLHVQTRLMNTPLERYLGNDYVKFSQAAVKLGGIEEESQVSKHLWRFDVLPKIPLKIVFYEADDEFPVNIQIMLDKTALQFLEFECLAFMVRCFVRALIKTAQYGDVVGWDSNMNPI, encoded by the coding sequence GTGAAAGGTGGCTATGATTCAATCTATCTTGACTTAATCACCAAGCTTTCTGAATGTGGTTTCCAGGAAAGTGCTGACCGCCTTGGTCTTGAATATGTTGATGGTGGTGTTCAAGTATGTTTCTTGAAGAGAGAATATCGTATTACCGTAGATGGCGTTGAGCCTCTGGACGGCCAACCTGTCAATGTAAATAATCGCAGTGTTCTTCTCTATTACCTTCTATCCAAAGGTCAGGGAGACCCCGAAAACTCTTACGTTCCGTTTGAGAGTATTCCAAGAATGATTAGTGGGCTACATGTACAAACCCGGTTGATGAATACTCCGCTGGAACGATACTTGGGTAACGACTACGTCAAATTTAGCCAAGCAGCGGTAAAACTTGGTGGAATCGAAGAAGAGTCTCAAGTGAGCAAACATCTGTGGAGATTTGACGTTCTTCCAAAAATCCCGTTGAAGATTGTCTTTTATGAAGCTGATGATGAGTTCCCGGTCAACATCCAAATCATGTTGGATAAGACAGCTCTTCAATTCTTGGAATTTGAATGTCTTGCTTTTATGGTGAGATGTTTTGTTCGTGCTCTAATCAAGACGGCGCAATACGGTGATGTTGTTGGTTGGGACAGTAATATGAATCCCATCTAA
- a CDS encoding MarR family winged helix-turn-helix transcriptional regulator: MAPQKKRDISTNLETFPLDTALEMGKSCTCFNLRKATRRVTSFYDAALKPSGLKVTQMTLLTAIRVLEPVTIKRLAKAIVMDRTTLSRNVSLLHKKGMIDIEPGDDLRTRKLTLTERGHTALVAAFPLWQKAQVEIINELGEDRWASLLEGISDLVAIT, translated from the coding sequence ATGGCTCCTCAAAAGAAACGAGATATATCGACAAATCTGGAAACTTTTCCGCTTGATACGGCCCTTGAAATGGGAAAAAGCTGTACGTGTTTCAATCTTCGAAAAGCCACCAGACGTGTGACGAGCTTTTATGATGCCGCTCTGAAGCCTTCCGGTTTGAAAGTAACCCAGATGACTCTTCTCACGGCCATCAGGGTCCTTGAACCGGTAACCATTAAACGGCTCGCCAAAGCCATTGTCATGGATCGAACAACTCTGAGCCGCAATGTCTCCTTATTGCACAAGAAAGGCATGATTGACATAGAGCCGGGCGACGACCTTCGCACCCGAAAACTTACTCTTACCGAAAGGGGACATACCGCACTGGTTGCAGCGTTCCCGCTTTGGCAAAAGGCGCAGGTCGAGATAATCAATGAATTGGGAGAAGACCGTTGGGCTTCTCTGTTAGAAGGGATCTCTGATCTGGTGGCTATCACATAA
- a CDS encoding PaaI family thioesterase → MDAQAKAETMLDRSMISGELPDPPIAQLLGVRVIAVLQGESQLELEAGPQHSNPMGTLHGGVLCDLADLAMGAAYASTLDRGETFTTLELKINFLRPVWKEKLFAVGKIVNRGRTVGMVECDITDSQGRLVAKATSTCLTLQKERHRNR, encoded by the coding sequence ATGGACGCACAAGCAAAGGCAGAAACAATGCTGGACCGAAGCATGATCTCGGGGGAATTGCCTGACCCGCCCATAGCACAGTTGTTAGGTGTCAGAGTCATCGCCGTACTACAGGGCGAGTCCCAGCTTGAACTCGAAGCGGGTCCCCAGCACTCCAATCCAATGGGAACATTACACGGCGGAGTTTTGTGCGACCTGGCCGACCTGGCCATGGGTGCAGCATACGCCAGCACTTTGGACCGTGGGGAGACCTTCACGACGCTGGAACTAAAAATCAACTTCCTCAGACCCGTTTGGAAAGAAAAGTTATTTGCAGTGGGCAAGATTGTGAATCGGGGTCGCACAGTAGGCATGGTCGAGTGCGACATCACAGATTCTCAAGGCCGTCTTGTCGCCAAAGCCACGAGCACCTGTCTGACTCTCCAAAAGGAAAGGCATCGAAATCGTTAG
- a CDS encoding SCP2 sterol-binding domain-containing protein, whose translation MYSQDHPTIKWYEGKSAQEEPSPEKLESTVLQKICLDLGADDMGFIEIDRPALSSQKADLLELMPEVKTIVSLAFRLNRQNLRTTVHSVANLEFRHIWTKANSTAHRITAKLEGMGIRALNVPAGFPFETERWPGKMWFTSDKLLAIEAGLGQMGWNRLVLHPRFGAFTVLGTLLLDAELTSYSAPLDYNPCIECKLCVAVCPTGAVGSDGYFAFPSCYTHNYRERLGGFINWVETVAQAQSAIDYRKKVTDSETISMWQNLSIGAQTKCDRCVAVCPAGKEVIGEFLQDRPGYTKGTVKKFREKPETIYVLRGSDAEAHVKEHFPNKTMKYVGNGTRPSSVQAFLFVLPRVFERNRSEGLNATFHFTFTGSESVQATVVIRDKTIEVRPSHVGEADFKLNADSKTWLEFLRGEKNLMWALLTRKIKVKGPIGLMKAFATCFPS comes from the coding sequence ATGTATTCCCAAGATCATCCCACGATCAAATGGTACGAAGGGAAGTCGGCTCAAGAAGAACCGTCTCCAGAGAAACTGGAATCCACTGTGCTGCAAAAGATTTGTCTCGACCTGGGAGCCGATGACATGGGATTCATAGAAATAGATAGACCGGCTCTTTCTTCCCAAAAGGCCGATCTCCTGGAACTCATGCCGGAAGTCAAAACAATTGTAAGCCTGGCGTTCCGATTGAATCGGCAGAATCTAAGGACTACCGTTCACTCAGTAGCAAACCTGGAATTTCGGCACATTTGGACGAAAGCCAACAGTACCGCCCACAGGATAACCGCCAAACTGGAAGGCATGGGGATACGGGCACTCAATGTTCCAGCCGGATTCCCTTTCGAGACGGAACGATGGCCGGGAAAGATGTGGTTCACTTCAGACAAGTTACTGGCGATCGAAGCCGGGCTGGGACAGATGGGATGGAACCGGCTCGTGCTTCATCCCAGGTTCGGCGCTTTCACTGTACTCGGGACCCTTCTCCTGGATGCCGAGCTGACGTCTTACAGCGCTCCACTCGATTACAATCCCTGTATTGAATGCAAGTTGTGCGTTGCTGTGTGCCCCACCGGCGCAGTGGGCTCCGACGGCTATTTTGCGTTTCCCTCTTGTTACACTCACAACTATAGAGAACGATTGGGAGGCTTTATAAACTGGGTTGAGACCGTTGCGCAGGCACAAAGCGCAATTGACTATCGGAAGAAGGTGACGGATTCGGAAACCATATCCATGTGGCAGAACCTCTCTATCGGAGCCCAGACAAAATGTGACCGATGTGTGGCAGTATGTCCTGCTGGTAAAGAAGTCATCGGAGAATTTCTCCAGGATCGTCCAGGCTACACGAAAGGAACTGTGAAGAAATTCCGGGAAAAGCCAGAGACAATTTATGTCCTGCGGGGTTCGGATGCAGAAGCCCACGTGAAAGAACATTTTCCCAACAAGACCATGAAATACGTTGGGAACGGGACCAGGCCGTCATCGGTTCAGGCCTTTCTGTTCGTCCTTCCAAGAGTATTTGAGAGGAACCGTTCCGAAGGTCTCAACGCCACGTTTCACTTTACCTTCACCGGTAGTGAATCGGTTCAAGCAACGGTAGTCATTCGTGACAAAACCATCGAAGTCCGTCCGAGTCATGTTGGGGAAGCGGATTTCAAGCTTAACGCCGACTCCAAAACTTGGCTTGAGTTTCTCAGAGGAGAAAAGAATCTCATGTGGGCGCTATTAACTCGAAAAATCAAAGTGAAGGGTCCGATTGGTCTGATGAAAGCCTTTGCAACCTGCTTTCCTTCATGA
- a CDS encoding DUF1638 domain-containing protein — protein sequence MATLGIITCQILELEFAHLLVNDPEVSAVNILDDEFSKELSETLSRRTKVRSKPIASIAEYTSTASDGLEIVIRVMKVGLHSVIKDLRSGVRQAAIEMEPYVDAILLGYGLCGNALKDYDELLPPSVVPVLLPMDGDHPVDDCVGLLIGGRENYYEEQCRVAGTMFINSGFSRHWATILHKGRGAEKLDLAMMKRLMASYERSLLLPTPVASEQDLASGIHEFNRIYGLRTEVRPGTLDILEKAWSSAKQLVRHGHTFP from the coding sequence ATGGCTACATTGGGTATCATTACCTGTCAAATTCTGGAGTTGGAATTCGCCCATCTTCTGGTGAATGACCCGGAGGTCTCGGCAGTCAACATTCTGGACGATGAGTTCTCGAAGGAATTGAGCGAAACTCTATCGCGAAGGACCAAGGTCAGATCAAAACCAATAGCCTCCATTGCCGAATACACATCCACGGCTTCAGACGGACTGGAAATAGTCATTCGTGTCATGAAAGTGGGGCTTCATAGCGTGATAAAGGATCTGCGAAGTGGAGTCAGACAGGCGGCAATAGAGATGGAACCGTACGTGGATGCTATCTTGCTTGGGTACGGTTTGTGCGGAAACGCATTGAAAGACTATGACGAACTGTTGCCTCCTTCTGTGGTTCCGGTACTCCTTCCAATGGACGGTGACCATCCAGTCGATGATTGTGTCGGCCTCTTAATCGGGGGACGAGAGAATTACTATGAGGAACAATGTAGAGTCGCCGGGACAATGTTTATCAACTCGGGATTTTCGCGACACTGGGCAACCATCCTGCATAAAGGACGTGGCGCGGAAAAACTGGACCTTGCAATGATGAAGAGGCTGATGGCAAGTTACGAAAGAAGCTTGCTTTTGCCGACCCCTGTGGCATCGGAACAAGACCTGGCATCGGGCATTCATGAATTTAATAGGATTTACGGTCTCCGCACGGAGGTCCGGCCCGGCACTTTGGACATCCTTGAGAAGGCTTGGAGTTCTGCCAAGCAATTGGTGCGACATGGGCATACCTTTCCCTGA
- a CDS encoding TetR/AcrR family transcriptional regulator has translation MNDSKAKILQAAEELISEKGVARTTIAQIARKAGVSDSLAYQYFKDKEDLVFSVAYQRLEDTWKELQEQLQGIIDPRSELGRVIWFGLRYNELHQDYVRNLMFEYRSNKDFYKSPAYAFIRNHSQLTLQILHRGVDQGVFRNDVDMRLVREIIYGTQDFEAVDCAITRDISESSTDWQDLMSLILNMIEEKGQCEEPGKRERILVAAEEVFAEFGFAKAKLADIASLVGIAESSIYDFFESKEVLLLSITEMRLQGHMALLPETFHIKTPIRKLRRFIRYHFDLYMQNRNFLKIFVMDNLLSQKFYASKAFDEFKKYIKTLEDIVEEGKACGAFRHDVNTRVFKNMFLGAFTHMALRWIIFDEKNFDKMGEVKGLVELLCAAVTIADTCSSG, from the coding sequence GTGAATGACAGTAAAGCCAAAATATTGCAGGCAGCCGAGGAGCTCATATCGGAAAAGGGGGTTGCCCGTACCACGATAGCCCAGATTGCAAGGAAGGCGGGCGTGTCTGATTCCCTGGCCTACCAGTACTTCAAAGACAAAGAGGATTTGGTTTTTTCTGTGGCCTATCAGAGGCTAGAGGATACCTGGAAGGAGCTTCAAGAACAGCTTCAGGGAATTATCGACCCTCGATCCGAGCTCGGCAGGGTTATATGGTTCGGGCTTCGGTACAATGAACTCCACCAGGACTACGTCCGAAATCTCATGTTCGAATACCGGTCCAACAAGGATTTCTACAAAAGTCCTGCGTACGCTTTCATCCGAAATCACTCTCAGTTGACCCTCCAGATCCTGCACCGGGGTGTCGATCAGGGAGTTTTTAGAAATGACGTCGATATGAGACTGGTCCGTGAAATCATATATGGGACGCAAGACTTTGAAGCAGTTGATTGTGCGATCACCAGGGATATCTCCGAAAGCAGCACTGATTGGCAAGACTTGATGTCGCTCATTCTCAACATGATCGAAGAAAAAGGGCAATGTGAAGAACCAGGAAAAAGGGAGCGGATTCTCGTGGCTGCTGAGGAGGTGTTTGCAGAATTTGGGTTTGCTAAGGCCAAGCTGGCAGACATCGCAAGTCTGGTGGGTATTGCCGAGAGTTCCATCTACGATTTTTTCGAGAGCAAAGAGGTTCTGCTGCTGTCAATCACGGAAATGCGACTGCAAGGACATATGGCTCTACTTCCCGAGACGTTTCACATCAAGACGCCGATTCGAAAGCTTCGACGGTTCATCCGGTACCACTTTGATCTTTATATGCAGAATCGGAATTTTCTGAAGATATTCGTAATGGATAACTTGTTAAGCCAAAAATTCTACGCATCTAAGGCCTTCGACGAGTTCAAAAAATATATAAAGACTCTTGAGGATATAGTGGAAGAAGGCAAGGCCTGTGGCGCGTTTCGCCACGATGTTAATACTCGTGTCTTCAAAAACATGTTTCTCGGGGCATTTACTCATATGGCTCTGCGCTGGATCATCTTCGACGAGAAGAACTTTGACAAAATGGGCGAAGTTAAGGGCCTTGTGGAACTCCTATGCGCTGCGGTGACGATCGCCGACACCTGTTCCAGCGGGTGA
- a CDS encoding acetoacetate--CoA ligase, whose amino-acid sequence MEPLWMPSEERIRNANITAFIQFVNKKYSLNLEGFQSLYQWSIDDRQDFWAAVWEFGQVLASQPYEKVLEESPTMIGAKWFVGSRLNFAENLLRFRDDRIALVFKGEDQETVRMSYAQLYDEVARMAKALREAGVVPGDRVAGYVPNMIQTVVAMLAATSMGAVWSSCSPDFDIKGVLDRFGQIAPKILFTADGYFYNGKSHDSLERISGILQQLPNIEKVVVIPYTRSREDIGAITNAVHYNDFIAKEQGLKIAFERLPFDHPLYIMYSSGTTGLPKCMVHGAGGTLIQYLKEHLLHVDLKREDKIYYFTTCGWMMWNWLVSGLAVGATLILFDGSPFYPDPGAIFQLAQDEKMTILGTSARYIASVEKVGLKPKEQYDLSSLRTICSTGSPLSEESFRFVYRDVKEDIDLASISGGTDLISCFALGCPILPVYEGELQCRGLGMKVEAYNFQGQSVVGQQGELVCSASFPSQPIYFWHDPEGTKYRAAYFGRFPNRWHHGDFIEITAHGGVKIFGRSDATLNPGGVRIGTAEIYRQVEAMEEISDSIVVGQDWDNDVRVLLFVKTAPNVEFNDALVNRIKKTIRENATPRHVPALILPVDDIPCTLNGKKVELAVRNIIEGKPVTNKDALANPNALDYFRNLSELKR is encoded by the coding sequence ATGGAACCGCTGTGGATGCCGTCCGAGGAGCGCATCAGAAACGCAAATATAACCGCTTTTATCCAGTTCGTGAACAAGAAGTACTCGTTGAATCTTGAAGGATTTCAGTCCCTGTATCAGTGGTCCATAGACGACAGACAGGACTTCTGGGCCGCAGTGTGGGAATTCGGACAGGTGCTGGCTTCCCAGCCCTATGAAAAGGTGCTCGAAGAATCACCGACGATGATAGGAGCGAAATGGTTTGTCGGATCCAGGCTGAACTTCGCGGAAAACCTCCTCCGGTTTCGGGACGATCGGATCGCTCTGGTGTTCAAAGGAGAGGATCAGGAGACCGTGCGCATGAGCTATGCGCAGCTCTATGACGAGGTTGCTCGTATGGCAAAGGCCCTACGCGAAGCTGGGGTTGTCCCGGGAGATCGTGTGGCCGGATATGTCCCGAACATGATTCAGACCGTCGTGGCAATGCTTGCAGCAACGAGCATGGGAGCAGTATGGTCGTCTTGTTCGCCGGATTTTGACATCAAGGGAGTATTGGACCGCTTCGGACAGATAGCGCCGAAAATCCTGTTCACCGCGGACGGCTATTTCTACAACGGCAAGTCACACGATTCTCTGGAACGCATCAGCGGAATCCTTCAACAGTTGCCCAACATCGAGAAAGTGGTCGTTATCCCGTACACTCGCTCCAGGGAGGACATAGGTGCCATTACCAACGCGGTGCACTACAACGACTTTATTGCAAAGGAACAGGGCCTTAAGATTGCGTTCGAGCGGCTTCCTTTCGACCATCCGCTGTACATCATGTACTCGTCGGGCACCACGGGCCTGCCCAAGTGTATGGTTCACGGCGCGGGCGGCACGCTTATCCAGTATCTTAAAGAACACCTGCTCCATGTGGATCTCAAGCGCGAAGACAAGATTTACTATTTCACCACCTGTGGATGGATGATGTGGAACTGGCTCGTCAGCGGGCTTGCCGTGGGCGCAACATTGATCCTCTTCGACGGCTCCCCGTTCTATCCCGATCCGGGTGCCATCTTTCAGCTTGCCCAGGATGAGAAGATGACCATTTTGGGGACCAGCGCCCGGTACATAGCTTCCGTGGAGAAGGTGGGGCTCAAGCCCAAGGAGCAGTACGATCTGTCGTCCCTCAGGACCATATGCTCCACCGGTTCCCCGCTTTCGGAAGAGAGCTTCCGGTTCGTGTATCGAGACGTGAAAGAGGACATCGACCTTGCGTCTATATCGGGCGGCACCGACCTGATATCCTGTTTCGCACTCGGTTGCCCGATCCTGCCTGTGTACGAGGGAGAGCTGCAATGCCGCGGGCTGGGTATGAAAGTCGAGGCATACAATTTTCAGGGGCAATCCGTAGTCGGGCAGCAGGGTGAGCTGGTCTGCTCGGCAAGCTTCCCGTCGCAGCCAATCTATTTCTGGCACGATCCGGAGGGGACTAAGTACCGTGCAGCGTATTTCGGCCGTTTCCCCAACCGTTGGCATCACGGAGACTTCATTGAAATCACTGCTCACGGCGGCGTGAAAATCTTCGGCCGCTCGGATGCCACGTTGAATCCCGGTGGGGTGCGCATCGGCACTGCTGAAATCTATCGACAGGTGGAAGCCATGGAGGAGATTTCAGACAGTATAGTGGTGGGTCAGGACTGGGACAACGACGTGCGGGTGCTCCTTTTTGTCAAAACCGCTCCGAACGTCGAGTTCAACGACGCGCTGGTGAACAGGATCAAGAAGACCATCCGTGAAAACGCGACCCCGCGACACGTGCCGGCTCTCATCCTGCCTGTAGATGATATTCCGTGTACCCTGAACGGCAAGAAGGTGGAACTCGCGGTGCGCAACATCATCGAAGGCAAACCCGTGACGAACAAAGACGCATTAGCCAATCCGAATGCCCTTGATTACTTCAGAAATCTCTCGGAGCTGAAAAGATAG
- a CDS encoding MaoC family dehydratase, with protein MSLDCGKSYEELEIGEKASFSKTITETDVYLFAGISGDLNPMHVNEEYARTTPFGARVAHGPLTMSLAAPVLGMKLPGLGTIAVELTTRFKAPVYFGDTITVIGEVVEKISKKKWVRVALAWTNQRGETVAEGSAVVSPPRKAAS; from the coding sequence ATGAGCTTGGACTGTGGCAAATCGTATGAGGAGCTGGAAATCGGAGAGAAAGCATCCTTCTCAAAAACTATAACCGAAACGGACGTATATCTCTTTGCTGGAATCAGTGGGGATCTTAACCCCATGCATGTCAATGAAGAGTATGCGCGAACCACTCCTTTTGGGGCTCGCGTCGCTCATGGTCCATTGACCATGTCTTTGGCCGCTCCCGTTTTGGGGATGAAGCTGCCGGGACTGGGAACCATAGCCGTGGAACTGACAACAAGATTCAAGGCCCCGGTCTATTTCGGCGACACCATAACGGTCATCGGCGAAGTGGTAGAGAAGATCTCCAAGAAAAAATGGGTCAGAGTCGCACTAGCTTGGACCAATCAACGAGGCGAGACAGTAGCTGAAGGTTCGGCGGTGGTATCTCCCCCTCGAAAGGCAGCCAGCTAA
- a CDS encoding 3-keto-5-aminohexanoate cleavage protein has translation MGKIILTAAITGSATFPSQSPYIPITPEHIADEAVEAWGAGAAVVHIHARDPQDGRPSASIDLYRQIVTSIKSRCDVIIGITTGAGAGMSIEQRTDTISTFEPELASLNMGSMNFSMHPLLKRIKEWKFDWEKPAVEGSRDFIFPNTFASLETITTIMKHHNTKPELEIYDTSHLYNAQYLAQEGYLEYPLHMQFVLGVMGGSQATGYDLIHLKTTADRLFGDRYTWSVIGTGWPHEFRMGAIALTLGGHVRVGLEDNLLIAKGELAKSNAELVHKMRRICEDLGKIPASSEEARTILKLKGIEKVAF, from the coding sequence ATGGGAAAGATCATTTTGACTGCAGCTATTACCGGTTCTGCGACATTTCCCAGCCAGAGCCCGTACATTCCGATAACGCCGGAACACATAGCTGATGAAGCAGTGGAAGCCTGGGGAGCGGGTGCGGCGGTAGTGCATATCCATGCTCGTGATCCCCAAGACGGTCGGCCGTCGGCGAGTATCGATCTGTATAGACAGATTGTTACTTCAATCAAAAGCCGCTGCGATGTCATTATTGGCATAACGACCGGAGCAGGCGCGGGCATGAGCATTGAACAAAGAACAGATACTATTTCTACGTTCGAACCTGAACTCGCTTCCTTGAATATGGGCTCTATGAATTTCTCCATGCATCCCTTGCTCAAGCGGATCAAGGAATGGAAGTTCGACTGGGAAAAACCTGCTGTTGAAGGCAGCCGGGATTTCATATTTCCCAATACATTTGCCTCCCTTGAAACCATTACAACGATCATGAAGCATCATAATACGAAGCCGGAACTAGAAATTTACGATACAAGCCATCTGTACAATGCACAGTATCTCGCACAGGAAGGGTATCTCGAGTATCCCCTGCATATGCAGTTTGTGCTTGGGGTTATGGGTGGATCTCAGGCAACAGGCTATGACTTGATTCATCTCAAGACCACTGCTGACCGTCTGTTCGGTGATCGATATACGTGGTCCGTCATAGGAACCGGATGGCCTCATGAGTTCCGTATGGGAGCCATCGCCTTAACACTGGGAGGCCATGTCCGCGTGGGACTGGAAGACAACCTTCTCATTGCCAAAGGCGAGCTCGCTAAGAGCAATGCTGAGTTGGTGCACAAGATGAGGCGTATTTGCGAAGATTTGGGGAAAATTCCTGCCAGCTCCGAGGAAGCGAGGACAATCTTGAAGCTCAAAGGGATTGAGAAGGTGGCTTTCTAG